The proteins below come from a single uncultured delta proteobacterium genomic window:
- the uvrA gene encoding UvrABC system protein A — protein MKKNCIHIEGARQHNLKNLTLDIPREELVVVCGPSGSGKSTLAFDLVYAEGQRRYVESLSAYARQFLPQMDKPAVDKIEGLSPAISLEQQTATRNPRSTVGTVTEIYDFLRVFYARLGTMYCPVCGQKIESRATDEIIADILELPEGTRCLIIAPLVTLQKGTHADKFKKLKAEGFARVRVNGDMMTLDEVPVLDKNKKHTIDLVVDRLVIRDGIRGRLADSVELALKYGDGRIGVAVPDAKNPDAYTETMHSTEAACPTCRISLPALSPQLFSFNSPQGACPRCLGLGSVEYFEPALLAPNKGLSLEGGGILPWKNSKVFERYKDRLVKLGKRWGFTLATPLKDFSPDALNALFYGETADGKPAGAGADSSLRRNWLGGSVLERDVEAERQEAKGEWKGLIDVLEQGMQYGDAWRDELSRFRQVMPCPACHGARLKPEALAARVDDLNLAAFTSLSVSRALAWLKERKFDARHAPVAEPLLKEITHRLEFMVNVGLDYIALGRNMATLSGGEAQRIRLASQLGSGLVGVTYVLDEPSIGLHPRDNERLIKTLRSLQQRGNTVLVVEHDEATIREADTVIELGPGSGSQGGDIVFLGSVPDLLGTSESLTAKYLRGDLSIPVPEKRRKAKGELVLKGVSTHNLQNVDCRIPLGTLTCVTGVSGSGKSSLVVDSLYKHLALSQGIKVESPGTIAGIQGQEAIERIVAIDQTPIGRTPRSNPATYTKVFDEIRDIFAMSPDAKKRGYKPGRFSFNVSGGRCEACSGDGQIRVEMHFLPDVFVTCDVCKGKRYNHETLEVRYKGLNIAEVLDLTVRQAREFFSSYPSLERRLAILEDVGLEYLRLGQPATTLSGGEAQRIKISRELGKKSLPGTLYILDEPTTGLHMHEVGKLITVLRQLVSRGASVVVIEHNTDVIMAADHVIDLGPGGGENGGRIIAAGTPEDILADPNSVTGQFLAAEGKWTAKKAIKAPARKKNAA, from the coding sequence ATGAAAAAAAATTGCATTCATATTGAAGGTGCGCGCCAGCACAACCTGAAAAATCTGACGCTGGACATCCCGCGCGAGGAACTGGTGGTGGTCTGCGGCCCGTCCGGGTCCGGCAAGTCGACTCTGGCCTTTGACCTGGTCTATGCCGAAGGGCAGCGGCGGTATGTGGAATCCCTCTCCGCTTACGCCCGCCAGTTTCTGCCGCAGATGGACAAACCCGCCGTGGACAAGATCGAGGGGCTTTCTCCCGCGATTTCCCTTGAACAGCAGACCGCGACCCGCAACCCCCGGTCCACCGTGGGCACGGTCACGGAAATTTACGACTTTTTGCGCGTGTTCTACGCCCGCCTCGGGACTATGTACTGCCCGGTCTGCGGGCAGAAGATAGAATCACGCGCAACCGACGAGATCATCGCGGATATCCTGGAACTGCCGGAAGGCACGCGCTGCCTGATTATCGCGCCGCTGGTGACGTTGCAGAAGGGCACCCACGCCGACAAATTCAAAAAACTGAAAGCCGAGGGGTTCGCCCGCGTCCGGGTGAACGGGGACATGATGACCCTGGACGAAGTCCCGGTGCTGGATAAAAACAAGAAGCACACCATCGACCTGGTGGTGGACCGCCTCGTCATCCGCGACGGCATTCGCGGCCGGTTGGCGGATTCCGTGGAACTGGCCCTGAAATACGGGGACGGGCGCATCGGTGTGGCCGTGCCCGACGCCAAGAACCCGGATGCCTACACCGAGACCATGCACAGCACCGAGGCCGCCTGCCCGACCTGCCGCATATCCCTCCCGGCGCTCTCACCGCAGCTGTTTTCCTTTAACAGCCCGCAAGGCGCCTGCCCGCGCTGCCTGGGCCTCGGGAGCGTGGAATATTTCGAACCGGCGCTGCTCGCGCCCAACAAGGGGCTTTCCCTTGAAGGCGGCGGCATCCTGCCCTGGAAGAATTCCAAGGTGTTCGAGCGCTACAAGGACAGGCTCGTCAAACTCGGCAAGCGCTGGGGCTTCACCCTGGCGACGCCGCTGAAAGATTTTTCGCCGGACGCGCTGAACGCCCTGTTCTACGGGGAAACCGCGGACGGCAAGCCCGCCGGGGCCGGGGCGGATTCTTCCTTGCGCCGGAACTGGCTCGGCGGCTCTGTCCTGGAACGGGATGTCGAGGCCGAGCGCCAGGAAGCCAAGGGCGAATGGAAAGGCCTTATCGACGTCCTGGAGCAGGGCATGCAGTACGGCGACGCCTGGCGGGATGAGTTGTCCCGTTTCCGGCAGGTCATGCCGTGCCCGGCCTGCCACGGCGCGCGGTTGAAGCCCGAAGCCCTGGCCGCCCGCGTGGACGACCTGAACCTGGCGGCCTTCACCTCCCTCTCGGTCAGCCGGGCGCTGGCCTGGCTGAAGGAACGGAAGTTCGACGCGCGGCACGCGCCCGTGGCCGAGCCGCTTTTGAAAGAAATTACCCACCGGCTGGAGTTCATGGTCAACGTGGGGCTGGACTACATCGCCCTTGGCCGGAACATGGCGACGCTATCCGGCGGGGAAGCCCAGCGCATCCGTCTGGCCTCCCAGCTCGGGTCCGGTCTGGTTGGCGTGACCTATGTTCTGGACGAACCGTCCATCGGCCTGCACCCGAGGGACAACGAGCGCCTCATCAAAACCCTGCGGAGCCTCCAGCAGCGCGGCAACACCGTGCTGGTGGTGGAGCACGACGAAGCGACCATCCGGGAAGCGGACACGGTCATTGAGCTCGGGCCCGGTTCCGGGTCCCAGGGAGGGGACATCGTGTTTCTGGGTTCGGTTCCGGACCTGCTCGGTACGTCCGAGTCCCTGACCGCCAAGTATCTGCGCGGGGATCTGTCCATCCCGGTCCCGGAAAAACGGCGCAAGGCCAAGGGCGAGCTTGTCCTGAAAGGGGTTTCCACGCACAACCTGCAAAACGTCGATTGCCGCATCCCGCTCGGCACCCTGACCTGCGTCACGGGCGTCTCCGGGTCCGGCAAAAGTTCGCTGGTGGTGGATTCCCTGTACAAGCATCTGGCGCTCTCCCAGGGCATCAAGGTGGAAAGTCCCGGCACCATTGCCGGGATTCAGGGCCAGGAAGCCATCGAGCGGATCGTCGCCATCGACCAGACGCCCATCGGCAGAACGCCCCGGTCCAACCCGGCGACCTACACCAAGGTATTCGACGAGATCCGCGATATTTTCGCCATGTCGCCGGACGCCAAGAAGCGCGGGTACAAGCCGGGCCGGTTCAGCTTCAACGTGAGCGGCGGCCGGTGCGAGGCGTGCAGCGGCGACGGCCAGATCCGGGTGGAAATGCACTTTTTGCCGGACGTGTTCGTGACCTGCGACGTCTGCAAAGGCAAACGCTACAACCACGAAACCCTTGAAGTCCGTTACAAGGGTCTGAACATCGCGGAAGTGCTGGACCTGACCGTGCGCCAGGCCAGGGAGTTCTTCTCCAGCTATCCTTCCCTGGAACGGCGGCTTGCCATTCTGGAAGACGTGGGGCTTGAGTATCTGCGTCTGGGGCAGCCCGCCACGACCCTTTCCGGCGGGGAAGCCCAGCGGATCAAGATCTCGCGCGAGTTGGGGAAAAAGAGTCTGCCCGGCACCCTCTATATCCTCGATGAGCCGACCACCGGCCTGCACATGCACGAGGTGGGCAAGCTTATCACCGTGTTGCGCCAGCTCGTGTCCCGCGGCGCCAGCGTGGTGGTCATCGAGCACAATACCGACGTGATTATGGCCGCCGACCACGTCATCGACCTCGGTCCCGGCGGCGGGGAGAACGGCGGACGCATCATCGCCGCCGGAACGCCCGAGGATATCCTGGCGGATCCCAATTCCGTCACCGGCCAGTTCCTGGCCGCCGAAGGCAAATGGACCGCCAAAAAAGCCATCAAGGCCCCGGCCAGGAAAAAGAACGCGGCGTAA
- a CDS encoding conserved hypothetical protein (Evidence 4 : Homologs of previously reported genes of unknown function), with amino-acid sequence MIEIQRIRLWNPDKKNAMARADADALIAETPEPELHVFPATGANTGIAAVICPGGGYGVLALGSEGHCCAAYLASIGITGMVLQYRLPAGDKTVPTGDIRQAMAYARAHAGEWGVDPDKLGVIGFSAGGHLAAYASSVYADTPVSTRPDFTVLFYPVISMEKRKRGMTRVNLLGRHPTERDIEEFSCHLKVHEKTPPALLFLCDDDPLVPPRHGVSYYEALKRHGIAASLHIFPEGGHAWGFRGTNPEGVPFRYGREVRSLIGDWIVRVMGETPPPEK; translated from the coding sequence ATGATCGAGATACAACGGATACGCCTCTGGAACCCTGACAAAAAAAACGCCATGGCTCGGGCGGACGCCGATGCCCTTATAGCGGAAACCCCGGAGCCGGAGCTGCATGTATTCCCGGCAACAGGCGCGAACACGGGCATCGCCGCCGTCATCTGCCCCGGCGGCGGGTATGGGGTTCTCGCTCTCGGCTCCGAGGGGCATTGTTGCGCCGCGTACCTCGCCTCCATCGGCATTACGGGCATGGTGTTGCAATACCGGCTGCCCGCCGGGGATAAAACCGTTCCCACCGGGGATATCCGGCAGGCCATGGCATACGCCCGCGCGCATGCCGGGGAATGGGGGGTTGATCCGGACAAGCTGGGCGTGATCGGATTTTCCGCCGGGGGGCATCTAGCGGCGTACGCTTCCTCCGTTTACGCGGATACCCCTGTAAGTACGCGGCCGGATTTTACCGTTCTGTTCTACCCGGTTATCAGCATGGAAAAACGCAAGCGGGGCATGACGCGCGTCAATCTGCTGGGCAGGCACCCCACGGAGAGGGATATTGAAGAATTTTCCTGCCACCTCAAGGTGCACGAAAAGACCCCGCCCGCGCTGCTGTTCTTGTGCGACGACGACCCGCTCGTGCCGCCCCGGCACGGCGTTTCATACTATGAGGCCCTGAAACGGCACGGGATTGCGGCGTCCCTGCATATTTTTCCCGAGGGCGGCCATGCCTGGGGATTCCGGGGAACGAACCCGGAGGGCGTGCCGTTCCGCTACGGGCGGGAGGTTCGCTCGCTGATTGGGGATTGGATTGTGCGGGTGATGGGAGAAACGCCTCCGCCCGAGAAATAA
- a CDS encoding conserved hypothetical protein (Evidence 4 : Homologs of previously reported genes of unknown function) has product MNKQELKKQLVVKQLGAEHTDQFNQLLRYVFQVTNEELLRSGYEDGELIRSKRPLLERADTFGWFKGEDLISLVCIYPCEVNIHGDIWPMGGLTGVGTYPEYAGLGLSQDLILLALKDMREKGQWISYLSPYSIPFYRRHGWEIFSDCIGFTVKDSQLPKQVEVPGYVERHSVEHQDVFEVYNKFARQAHGAMVRGAAEWEEYWRWENEEERTAGVYYNGDGVPTGWVIYWIEDDIFHVKEMVYLDQEARRGLWNFIGAHHSMVDAVKGNLFGNEPLAFYLDDSQIVETITPYFMARIVDVKEFLERFPFSWIDEPFCFRVADAFAPWNNGTFSVVGVENGRNIVVPVVVGQEAALDIRTLTSMLMNYRRASFFAKQRLILAEPETIKLLEHLIPNQQPYFADDF; this is encoded by the coding sequence ATGAACAAACAGGAACTGAAAAAGCAGCTCGTTGTCAAACAGCTCGGCGCGGAACATACCGACCAGTTCAACCAATTGCTGCGGTATGTTTTCCAGGTGACGAACGAGGAACTCTTGCGCAGCGGCTACGAGGACGGGGAGCTGATCCGCTCGAAGCGGCCCCTCCTGGAGCGCGCGGACACCTTCGGCTGGTTCAAGGGAGAGGACCTTATCTCCCTCGTCTGCATCTACCCCTGTGAAGTCAATATCCACGGCGACATCTGGCCCATGGGCGGCCTCACGGGCGTGGGAACGTACCCGGAATACGCGGGCCTCGGCCTGTCGCAGGATCTCATCCTTCTGGCGCTCAAGGATATGCGGGAAAAGGGCCAGTGGATATCGTACCTTTCCCCGTATTCCATCCCGTTCTACCGGCGGCACGGCTGGGAGATTTTTTCGGACTGCATCGGGTTCACGGTCAAGGACAGCCAGCTTCCCAAGCAGGTGGAAGTGCCGGGGTACGTTGAACGGCACAGCGTCGAACACCAGGACGTGTTCGAGGTGTACAACAAGTTCGCGCGGCAGGCGCACGGGGCCATGGTGCGCGGGGCGGCGGAATGGGAGGAGTACTGGCGCTGGGAAAACGAGGAAGAGCGCACCGCCGGCGTGTATTACAACGGGGACGGCGTCCCAACCGGCTGGGTCATCTATTGGATCGAGGACGACATCTTCCACGTCAAGGAGATGGTGTACCTCGACCAGGAAGCCAGGCGCGGCTTGTGGAATTTTATCGGCGCGCACCATTCCATGGTCGACGCGGTCAAGGGGAACCTGTTCGGCAACGAGCCCCTGGCCTTTTACCTGGACGACAGCCAGATCGTGGAAACCATCACGCCGTACTTCATGGCCCGGATCGTGGACGTGAAGGAATTTTTGGAGCGCTTCCCCTTTTCCTGGATCGACGAGCCGTTCTGTTTCCGGGTGGCGGATGCGTTCGCTCCCTGGAACAACGGCACATTCAGCGTGGTGGGGGTGGAGAACGGGCGGAACATTGTGGTGCCCGTGGTTGTGGGCCAGGAGGCCGCTTTGGATATCCGGACGCTGACCTCCATGCTCATGAACTACCGCCGCGCGTCGTTTTTCGCCAAGCAGCGGCTGATCCTGGCGGAACCGGAGACGATCAAGCTGCTCGAGCATCTGATCCCGAACCAGCAGCCGTATTTCGCGGACGATTTTTAA
- a CDS encoding Ribonuclease R (fragment), translating to MAHKNTKTKSGPGGSFREEALSPALLERILRDVHKPLKLDDFLRVLALPRRQKKALEGYLAELASSGRVIRLGGGGHALASALKTFSGVLAMQRSGVGFVRLDAPGKGEVFIAHQHLGGAWHGDRVEVAVFPGRHGKNQDGRITHVLERGVKELPARVVRLLKDGTILCEPMDARITAMFLTDVGALESVPPKHSLLRIRPEKAEGPELWTATALALLGDENDTAAKEELVKANHAIPRSFPPAALREAAAFPCDPGPESLAGRKDLSRLPFVTIDGASARDFDDAVCVETTRNGHTLFVAIADVAHYVRPKSGLDDEALLRGNSYYFPRSVEPMLPEALSNGLCSLNPGVPRLVMVAEMAFSAKGKPVKETFYPAVIVSSARLTYDQVRDALILGKEETRRDLAASLPMLEQAMALARILADERTGRGSLDFELPEPECVFDGDGNLVNLVPRETHFAHKLIEEFMVAANEAVARFLTAREVPLLYRVHPAPDPDKLRNLFHVLAATGLLPPSMAGSAGRNAPPPSPKQLQAILTGAKGTPHEYLISRVALRSMMQAGYSQDLDGHFGLASDCYCHFTSPIRRYADLVVHRSLKAALDSPDKTRLPGRKSLQSIADHINATERTAMEAEREIYRRLGVLFMSDHVGETFTGVISGLTEFGIFVEIGETMTEGMVRLAELNDDYYVHYPERQQLRGERTGRIYHLGQAVAVTVMDVSPARLEINLAFAREVSEPDGPRRMKKQAGPEKRKKSNNGRRRK from the coding sequence ATGGCACATAAAAATACCAAAACAAAAAGCGGTCCGGGCGGCTCGTTCCGGGAGGAAGCCCTTTCCCCCGCGCTTCTCGAACGGATTTTGCGCGACGTGCACAAACCGCTGAAGCTGGATGACTTTCTCCGCGTTCTGGCGCTGCCCCGGCGGCAGAAAAAGGCCCTTGAGGGATATTTGGCGGAACTTGCATCCTCTGGCCGGGTGATCCGGCTCGGCGGCGGGGGGCACGCGCTGGCTTCCGCCCTGAAGACGTTCAGCGGCGTTTTGGCCATGCAGCGGTCCGGCGTCGGGTTTGTCCGGCTGGACGCACCCGGCAAGGGGGAGGTTTTCATCGCGCACCAGCATCTGGGCGGCGCCTGGCACGGCGACCGGGTGGAGGTAGCTGTTTTCCCCGGCCGCCACGGCAAGAACCAGGACGGCCGCATCACCCATGTGCTGGAACGCGGCGTGAAGGAACTGCCCGCGCGGGTGGTGCGCCTCCTCAAGGACGGCACGATCCTGTGCGAGCCCATGGACGCGCGCATCACGGCCATGTTCCTCACGGACGTCGGCGCGCTTGAATCGGTTCCCCCGAAGCATTCCCTGCTGCGTATCAGGCCGGAAAAGGCCGAGGGGCCCGAACTCTGGACCGCCACCGCCCTTGCCCTGCTCGGTGACGAGAACGATACGGCGGCGAAGGAAGAACTGGTCAAGGCCAACCACGCCATCCCGCGCTCTTTTCCGCCCGCCGCGCTGCGGGAGGCCGCCGCCTTCCCGTGTGATCCCGGCCCGGAGAGTCTTGCGGGCCGCAAGGACCTCTCCCGCCTGCCCTTCGTGACCATTGACGGCGCAAGCGCCCGGGATTTTGACGACGCCGTCTGCGTGGAAACAACGCGGAACGGCCACACCCTGTTCGTCGCCATCGCGGACGTGGCCCACTACGTGCGGCCCAAAAGCGGCCTGGACGACGAAGCGCTGTTGCGGGGCAACTCCTACTATTTCCCGCGCTCCGTTGAGCCCATGCTGCCGGAAGCGCTTTCCAACGGCTTGTGCAGCCTGAATCCGGGCGTGCCCCGGCTGGTGATGGTGGCGGAAATGGCCTTTTCCGCCAAAGGAAAGCCGGTCAAGGAGACGTTCTACCCCGCCGTTATTGTGAGCAGCGCCCGGCTGACCTACGACCAGGTGCGCGACGCGCTGATCCTCGGCAAGGAGGAGACGCGGCGGGATCTCGCGGCCAGTCTGCCCATGCTGGAACAGGCCATGGCTCTGGCGCGTATCCTGGCGGACGAACGCACGGGGCGGGGCAGCCTTGATTTTGAACTGCCCGAGCCGGAATGCGTATTCGACGGCGACGGCAACCTCGTCAATCTTGTCCCGCGCGAGACGCACTTCGCGCACAAGCTCATCGAGGAATTCATGGTGGCGGCCAACGAGGCCGTGGCCCGGTTCCTGACGGCCAGGGAAGTGCCGCTGCTGTACCGCGTGCATCCCGCGCCGGACCCGGACAAACTGCGCAACCTCTTCCATGTGCTGGCGGCCACCGGTCTTCTGCCGCCCTCCATGGCGGGCAGCGCGGGACGTAACGCGCCGCCGCCGTCCCCCAAGCAATTGCAGGCCATCCTGACCGGCGCCAAAGGCACGCCCCACGAGTATCTGATTAGCCGGGTGGCGCTCCGGTCCATGATGCAGGCGGGGTATTCCCAGGATCTCGACGGCCATTTCGGGCTGGCTTCGGACTGCTACTGCCATTTTACCTCGCCCATCCGTCGCTATGCGGACCTCGTCGTGCACCGCTCCCTTAAAGCTGCGCTCGACAGCCCGGACAAAACCCGGCTGCCGGGCCGCAAGAGTCTGCAATCCATCGCGGACCATATCAACGCGACCGAGCGCACGGCCATGGAGGCGGAACGCGAAATATACCGCCGCCTGGGCGTTCTCTTCATGAGCGATCATGTGGGAGAGACGTTCACCGGCGTCATTTCCGGCCTGACGGAATTCGGTATTTTTGTGGAGATCGGCGAGACCATGACCGAGGGTATGGTCCGGCTTGCGGAACTGAACGACGATTATTACGTCCACTACCCGGAACGGCAGCAATTGCGCGGCGAGCGCACCGGCAGGATCTATCACCTGGGCCAGGCGGTCGCCGTGACCGTGATGGACGTGAGCCCGGCCCGGCTGGAGATCAACCTCGCCTTCGCGCGGGAGGTTTCGGAACCGGACGGCCCGCGAAGGATGAAAAAGCAGGCCGGGCCCGAAAAACGGAAAAAAAGCAATAACGGCAGGCGCCGCAAGTAA
- the gpsA gene encoding Glycerol-3-phosphate dehydrogenase (NAD(P)+), translated as MHIAILGGGSWGTALAHVFAGRGHAVTILVRGDAVAREIRENHTNEKYLPGCGIHPAVNALTDAASALRGADIVVLAVPCQSMRGFVRAMAGHIPPGAAVICASKGMERGSHALMSRVIAEETPHLAARYAILSGPSFAREVMQSLPTAVVLGCEDQALAERLRAELATPMFRVYSSRDVIGVECGGALKNVMALAAGIADGLGFGHNSRAALITRGLAEMSRLGVALGGDAVTFMGLSGMGDLVLTATGDLSRNRQVGLRMGRGEALDDIIASMHHVAEGVPTTEAAYDLARERSIDLPITEAMQAIFHGQTAPETAVRALMGRALRDE; from the coding sequence ATGCACATAGCCATTCTCGGCGGCGGCAGCTGGGGCACGGCCCTGGCGCATGTTTTTGCGGGCAGGGGGCACGCCGTGACCATCCTGGTTCGCGGCGACGCCGTTGCGCGTGAAATACGCGAAAACCACACCAATGAAAAATACCTGCCCGGCTGCGGCATTCATCCGGCTGTCAATGCGCTGACGGACGCGGCAAGCGCCTTGCGCGGCGCGGATATCGTCGTGCTGGCCGTCCCGTGCCAGAGCATGCGCGGTTTCGTGCGCGCCATGGCGGGCCACATACCGCCCGGCGCGGCCGTCATCTGCGCGAGCAAAGGCATGGAGCGCGGCTCGCATGCCCTCATGTCCCGCGTGATCGCGGAGGAAACCCCGCACCTCGCGGCCCGGTACGCCATTCTCTCCGGCCCTTCCTTTGCCCGCGAGGTCATGCAGTCCCTGCCCACGGCGGTGGTGCTGGGTTGCGAGGACCAGGCTCTCGCCGAACGGCTGCGCGCCGAACTGGCCACCCCCATGTTCCGCGTCTACTCCAGCCGGGACGTCATCGGCGTGGAGTGCGGCGGCGCCTTGAAAAACGTCATGGCGCTGGCCGCGGGCATTGCCGACGGTCTCGGCTTCGGGCATAACTCCCGCGCGGCCCTCATCACGCGCGGTCTGGCGGAGATGAGCCGTCTCGGCGTGGCGCTCGGCGGCGACGCCGTGACCTTCATGGGGCTTTCCGGCATGGGCGATCTGGTCCTGACCGCCACGGGCGATTTATCCCGCAACCGCCAGGTGGGGTTGCGCATGGGCAGGGGGGAAGCGCTGGACGACATCATCGCGTCCATGCACCATGTGGCCGAAGGGGTTCCCACCACCGAAGCCGCCTACGACCTGGCGCGGGAACGGTCCATTGACCTGCCCATAACGGAGGCTATGCAGGCCATCTTTCACGGACAAACGGCCCCGGAAACCGCCGTGCGCGCCCTCATGGGCCGCGCCTTGCGGGACGAATAA
- a CDS encoding exported hypothetical protein (Evidence 5 : No homology to any previously reported sequences) produces the protein MKKKTAIFVLVILAAAAGCYWLWQARGRISSIEAVVEGRLAPVSATVSGTVKEVYVKAGETVAQGQPLLALDASGMERQLARERAHLAELAAQLPPALLVPSPMGAARVAPGKPLAALRNEEEEARRQVEIAAHTYAAANVAFARADAGASPEYAKPDPKRQAALITRDEAAISLKKARDAYEKASYARAQREMQDKLERLNGPVSAALAARVAEYQLQISRIRLAEQDIAATVLTAPENGTLILMTARPGDTLTPGDTPAAIAPEEKGEVWVIASFAKDDATGLPGWLAEGLACEVTLDGATATAKGTLARVLPELETEKTVAVRVILDQDGLPAAFSPGKAVTVSVLTGRANPLDTLLGKARAITAKN, from the coding sequence ATGAAGAAAAAAACGGCGATTTTCGTACTGGTTATCCTGGCCGCGGCAGCCGGTTGCTACTGGCTGTGGCAGGCTCGGGGCAGGATTTCCTCGATCGAGGCGGTGGTGGAAGGGCGGCTTGCGCCCGTCAGCGCCACGGTTTCCGGCACGGTGAAAGAGGTGTACGTGAAGGCGGGGGAAACGGTTGCCCAGGGCCAGCCCCTGCTGGCCCTTGATGCGTCCGGGATGGAGCGGCAGCTTGCCCGGGAGCGCGCGCACCTTGCGGAACTCGCGGCGCAGTTGCCGCCCGCCCTGCTTGTGCCGTCTCCCATGGGGGCCGCGCGGGTAGCACCCGGAAAGCCGCTGGCCGCCTTGCGGAACGAGGAAGAAGAAGCCCGGCGGCAAGTGGAAATTGCCGCCCATACCTATGCCGCCGCGAATGTGGCCTTTGCCCGCGCGGACGCCGGAGCGTCTCCGGAATACGCGAAGCCGGACCCTAAGCGGCAGGCGGCGCTTATCACCAGGGACGAGGCCGCCATCAGCCTGAAAAAGGCGCGGGACGCCTACGAGAAAGCCAGCTACGCCCGCGCCCAGCGTGAAATGCAGGACAAGCTTGAGCGGCTCAACGGCCCTGTCAGCGCCGCGCTTGCGGCCCGCGTTGCGGAGTATCAGCTCCAGATTTCCAGAATCCGCCTTGCGGAACAGGATATCGCCGCCACCGTCCTGACGGCGCCGGAAAACGGCACGCTCATTCTCATGACGGCCAGGCCCGGCGATACGCTTACCCCCGGAGACACCCCGGCGGCCATCGCGCCCGAGGAAAAAGGGGAGGTTTGGGTTATTGCCTCTTTTGCCAAGGACGATGCAACCGGACTTCCAGGATGGCTGGCGGAAGGGCTGGCGTGCGAGGTAACTCTCGACGGGGCTACTGCGACGGCCAAGGGAACGCTTGCCCGCGTTCTGCCGGAGTTGGAGACGGAAAAAACTGTTGCCGTGCGCGTGATCCTGGATCAAGATGGCTTGCCGGCGGCTTTTTCGCCGGGCAAGGCGGTGACCGTGTCGGTTTTGACCGGCAGGGCCAATCCGCTGGACACGCTCCTGGGCAAGGCCAGGGCCATAACGGCGAAGAACTGA
- a CDS encoding Tetratricopeptide repeat family protein, giving the protein MHIRNIFFIAAVCVILAGCGGKELAPHNPMGLSGKLNAEAEASFARAHVLWDKRDVCSDPPLAVGLLDKAIALEPGYAEAYLRRGLAKSDMKDWDGAFDDLTKAIRLNPSAEAFAFRGLVSMRGGNHMGARKDFDRSLAITKRQHRAWNFRGALNRLEGFQEAACADFAEGCDYGDCIGLETSIKMGECPP; this is encoded by the coding sequence GTGCATATTCGGAATATTTTTTTTATTGCCGCTGTTTGCGTCATTTTGGCCGGATGCGGCGGCAAGGAGCTTGCGCCCCATAATCCCATGGGTTTGTCCGGCAAGCTGAACGCGGAGGCGGAAGCCTCTTTCGCGAGGGCCCACGTGTTGTGGGATAAGAGAGATGTCTGCTCCGACCCCCCGCTTGCCGTGGGGCTTTTAGACAAGGCCATCGCGCTGGAGCCGGGGTACGCGGAAGCATACCTGCGCCGGGGGTTGGCAAAAAGCGACATGAAAGACTGGGACGGGGCGTTTGACGACCTGACTAAAGCCATACGACTTAATCCTTCCGCCGAAGCGTTTGCGTTCCGGGGGCTTGTTTCCATGAGAGGCGGAAACCACATGGGCGCGCGCAAGGACTTTGACCGTTCCCTCGCCATCACCAAACGCCAGCACCGGGCGTGGAATTTCCGCGGCGCGCTGAACCGCCTGGAGGGGTTCCAGGAAGCCGCGTGCGCGGACTTCGCCGAGGGGTGCGATTATGGTGATTGTATCGGCTTGGAAACATCTATCAAAATGGGCGAATGCCCGCCGTGA
- a CDS encoding hypothetical protein (Evidence 5 : No homology to any previously reported sequences), producing the protein MMPFSTVKPLLAEAEALLDRSGLRTMDELIDICCQGLGYLSRDCGAYSGIVPFCAAIAPHFENELMGLVRALKNGPDKSMDPLSVYGDVQARAFALVEDLALFMREKKLRDGGGPQSAVEERLLSFFESCGNWKPDSGEVVTDTYYKLLPIAVMRDIAEAKTKKRIHH; encoded by the coding sequence ATGATGCCCTTTAGTACCGTAAAACCTCTGTTGGCGGAAGCGGAAGCTTTGCTTGACCGGTCAGGCCTGCGGACCATGGATGAACTTATCGATATCTGCTGCCAGGGGCTTGGGTATTTGTCGCGCGATTGCGGCGCGTACAGCGGGATAGTGCCTTTTTGCGCGGCAATAGCCCCGCATTTTGAAAACGAGCTTATGGGGCTGGTGCGCGCGCTCAAGAACGGCCCGGACAAGTCCATGGACCCGCTGTCCGTCTACGGTGACGTGCAGGCGCGGGCCTTCGCCCTGGTGGAGGACCTCGCGCTGTTTATGAGGGAGAAAAAACTCCGCGACGGCGGCGGGCCGCAAAGCGCCGTGGAAGAACGCCTGCTCAGTTTTTTCGAAAGCTGCGGCAACTGGAAGCCCGACAGCGGCGAGGTTGTCACCGACACCTATTACAAACTGCTGCCCATTGCCGTCATGCGCGATATCGCGGAAGCCAAAACAAAAAAGCGCATCCACCATTAA